The Hydrogenobacter thermophilus TK-6 genome window below encodes:
- the infB gene encoding translation initiation factor IF-2, with product MSKVRLQDVAKELGKSVKDIRDLLKTYGIEKSNFSHLEEEELQIIYDNFITEKEEDIQQKPQEMKKEEIKVEKREERPLQVESSKRYRREDARPPLRDKKEVKPKPQQKAPPPPPPLPKEQKVEEKPKREAPVEKKTSKEEEHLLKKLEQQIEKKKREEKKEEEVKIIEIPEVVTVRELSEILKVPPNQIMAELLKKGILATINQTIPSDVALSIAEDMGFLAEIKKIEEKIEEEEEREEEKNLQPRPPVVVVMGHVDHGKTTLLDAVRKTNVAEREKGGITQQIGASVVELADGRRITFLDTPGHEAFTSLRARGAQVTDIAVLVVAADDGVMPQTVEAINHARAFNVPILVAVNKIDKPGADPQKVRRELSELGLIPEEWGGDTIFVDVSAKTGKNIDQLLEYILLLAEMLELKADPTKKAKGTIIESRLDKQKGVVATVLVQEGTLKVGDVFVAGITYGKVRAMMDDKGRRLKSAGPSTPVEVLGFEDLPMAGDTLKVVDDERTARHIAEARKLQKEHLEKVSKGLALEEVFRKIQEGEIRELRLIVKTDTVGSLEAIKKSLSEISTQEVAVKIIHGDVGGITENDIMLAKASGAIVIGFNTRPDVKAKEAAEREKVDVRLYGIIYEVVDDVKKALKGMLKPVEKEVVLGSAEVRAVFKIKSVGSVAGCYVLDGKILRNAKARLIRNGVVVYDGKIEGLKRFKEDVQEVARGYECGIKLKDYNDIKVGDIIECYEVKLEQAQL from the coding sequence ATGAGCAAAGTAAGATTGCAGGATGTAGCCAAAGAGTTAGGTAAAAGCGTGAAGGATATAAGAGATCTTTTAAAGACTTACGGTATAGAAAAGTCTAACTTTTCACACCTGGAAGAGGAGGAGTTGCAGATCATATATGACAACTTTATCACGGAAAAGGAGGAGGACATACAGCAAAAACCGCAAGAAATGAAAAAGGAAGAAATTAAGGTAGAAAAGAGGGAAGAGAGACCACTCCAGGTGGAAAGCTCCAAAAGGTACAGAAGGGAAGATGCAAGACCCCCGCTTAGAGATAAAAAGGAGGTAAAACCCAAACCACAACAAAAAGCTCCACCACCCCCTCCACCTTTACCCAAAGAACAAAAAGTGGAGGAAAAACCCAAAAGGGAAGCACCGGTGGAGAAAAAGACGAGCAAGGAAGAGGAGCATCTTCTTAAAAAACTTGAGCAGCAAATAGAAAAAAAGAAGAGAGAGGAAAAAAAAGAGGAAGAGGTAAAAATAATTGAAATACCGGAAGTAGTTACCGTAAGGGAGCTTTCTGAAATACTTAAAGTCCCACCAAATCAAATTATGGCAGAGCTTCTCAAGAAGGGTATATTAGCTACCATAAATCAGACAATACCCTCTGATGTGGCTCTATCTATAGCAGAAGACATGGGCTTCCTTGCGGAGATAAAAAAGATAGAAGAGAAAATAGAGGAGGAAGAAGAAAGGGAGGAAGAAAAAAACCTCCAGCCAAGGCCACCGGTTGTGGTAGTTATGGGTCATGTGGATCACGGAAAGACAACACTCCTTGATGCTGTACGTAAAACCAATGTAGCAGAAAGGGAGAAAGGCGGTATAACCCAACAAATAGGTGCTTCGGTGGTTGAGTTGGCAGACGGAAGAAGGATAACCTTCTTAGATACACCCGGTCACGAAGCCTTTACATCTCTGAGAGCAAGAGGTGCGCAAGTTACAGATATAGCGGTTCTGGTGGTGGCTGCGGATGATGGAGTAATGCCACAAACTGTTGAAGCCATAAATCATGCAAGAGCCTTTAATGTACCCATTTTGGTAGCTGTCAACAAGATAGACAAGCCGGGGGCTGACCCTCAGAAAGTCAGAAGGGAACTGTCAGAACTGGGGCTTATACCCGAAGAGTGGGGAGGCGATACCATATTTGTGGATGTCTCTGCAAAAACCGGTAAAAACATAGACCAGCTTCTTGAGTATATACTACTACTGGCTGAAATGCTTGAACTCAAAGCTGACCCTACCAAAAAGGCGAAAGGTACCATCATAGAATCAAGACTGGACAAGCAGAAGGGAGTTGTGGCTACAGTACTGGTGCAAGAAGGTACACTCAAAGTAGGTGATGTATTCGTAGCAGGCATAACCTACGGGAAAGTTAGAGCTATGATGGATGACAAGGGCAGGAGGCTAAAGTCTGCGGGTCCATCCACTCCGGTGGAAGTGCTCGGTTTTGAGGACCTTCCCATGGCTGGTGATACTCTCAAGGTGGTGGATGACGAAAGAACCGCAAGACACATAGCGGAAGCTAGAAAACTGCAGAAAGAACATTTAGAGAAGGTTTCAAAGGGTCTTGCCCTTGAAGAGGTCTTTAGAAAGATCCAGGAAGGAGAAATAAGGGAGCTCAGGCTGATAGTTAAGACGGATACGGTTGGTTCTTTGGAAGCCATAAAGAAGTCCCTGTCGGAAATATCCACGCAGGAGGTAGCTGTCAAAATAATACACGGAGATGTAGGTGGTATAACAGAAAATGACATTATGCTGGCAAAAGCGAGCGGTGCTATAGTGATAGGCTTTAACACAAGACCAGATGTGAAAGCCAAAGAAGCGGCAGAGAGGGAAAAGGTGGATGTGAGATTATACGGCATTATCTACGAAGTGGTGGATGATGTAAAGAAGGCTCTAAAAGGTATGTTAAAGCCCGTAGAGAAGGAGGTAGTTTTAGGTTCTGCAGAGGTCAGGGCTGTCTTTAAGATAAAGTCCGTAGGGAGTGTGGCGGGCTGTTATGTACTTGACGGGAAGATATTGAGGAACGCAAAGGCGAGGCTCATAAGGAATGGTGTAGTTGTGTACGATGGTAAAATAGAAGGCTTAAAGAGGTTCAAGGAGGATGTGCAAGAAGTGGCAAGAGGATATGAGTGTGGCATAAAACTCAAAGACTATAACGACATAAAGGTGGGTGATATAATAGAATGCTACGAAGTGAAGTTAGAACAAGCACAGCTCTGA
- a CDS encoding lipoyl protein ligase domain-containing protein: MIEVRTGAENMTIDWENLLALEEGRREPTKRIYMWSEPTISIGYSQKPREFALPVIRRPTGGGALVHGWDISFSLVDYKEVWGRSFTDIYRNFSERLVDTFRKMGINVELHKQRGNQTHHYFCFFYPNFGELTVGGKKFVACAMRTLKTAFLVHGSVFLNFDYFMLSQITQVPQEELKGRIVCAEEMGLGKEEILQVLCESL, translated from the coding sequence ATGATAGAGGTAAGAACTGGCGCAGAAAACATGACCATAGATTGGGAAAATCTGTTAGCCCTTGAAGAAGGGAGGAGGGAGCCAACTAAGAGGATATACATGTGGAGTGAGCCTACCATAAGTATCGGTTATTCCCAAAAGCCAAGAGAGTTTGCACTTCCGGTGATTAGAAGACCTACAGGAGGGGGTGCCCTGGTGCACGGTTGGGACATATCCTTCTCCTTGGTAGATTACAAAGAAGTTTGGGGAAGGAGCTTTACAGACATATACAGAAACTTCAGTGAAAGACTGGTAGACACCTTCAGGAAGATGGGTATAAATGTGGAGCTTCACAAACAGAGAGGCAACCAAACTCACCACTACTTTTGCTTCTTTTATCCCAACTTTGGGGAATTAACAGTAGGAGGAAAAAAGTTCGTCGCTTGTGCCATGAGAACACTAAAAACCGCTTTTTTGGTGCACGGGAGCGTATTCTTAAACTTTGATTATTTCATGCTCAGTCAGATAACACAGGTACCGCAGGAGGAACTGAAAGGTCGCATAGTATGCGCTGAGGAGATGGGGCTTGGTAAAGAGGAGATTTTGCAAGTGCTATGCGAGAGCTTATAA
- the bioB gene encoding biotin synthase BioB, with the protein MDSFEKFIIDMGEKALRYEPLTKEEALAVLRLPDEYIALLVYTAQKVRNAFFSPSKVEFCSIINAKSGACSEDCKFCAQSKFYKTPINIYALVPKEEIMEGAYRGVEFGANRYCVVLSGKKASKEEVDKIADAVREIKHVEKLPINVCVSAGTLDEEELVKLKSAGVKRINHNLETSERFFPSIVTTHTWRERYETIKRIKAVGLSTCCGGIFGMGETDEDRVALALTYRELEVDSIPLNFLMPIEGTPMQDAPGVGPLQALKIIAMFRLTNPKAELRLCGGREQTLRDFHGMAVLMTNAMMVGGYLTRAGRDIKKDYQLLKDINAERLQRVFE; encoded by the coding sequence ATGGATAGCTTTGAGAAGTTTATCATAGATATGGGAGAAAAGGCGCTAAGATATGAGCCTCTCACAAAAGAAGAGGCTCTTGCTGTGCTAAGGCTTCCAGATGAGTACATAGCTCTTCTTGTCTACACAGCCCAGAAGGTGAGAAATGCCTTCTTTTCACCTTCAAAGGTGGAGTTTTGCTCCATAATAAACGCAAAGAGTGGTGCTTGCTCGGAGGATTGTAAGTTTTGCGCCCAGTCTAAATTTTACAAAACACCCATAAACATATACGCCTTGGTGCCCAAAGAGGAGATAATGGAAGGTGCTTACAGAGGTGTTGAGTTTGGTGCCAACAGATACTGTGTGGTTTTGAGCGGAAAGAAAGCTTCCAAGGAGGAGGTGGATAAGATAGCGGATGCGGTAAGGGAGATAAAGCATGTGGAAAAGCTACCTATAAATGTGTGTGTGTCCGCAGGCACTCTTGATGAGGAGGAGCTTGTAAAACTAAAATCTGCAGGAGTCAAAAGGATAAATCACAACCTTGAAACTTCCGAAAGGTTCTTCCCCAGCATAGTCACCACTCACACCTGGAGAGAGCGCTACGAGACTATAAAGCGCATAAAGGCTGTGGGACTTTCCACATGCTGCGGTGGCATATTCGGTATGGGTGAGACGGACGAGGACAGGGTGGCTCTTGCTCTCACTTACAGGGAGCTGGAGGTGGATTCTATACCCCTAAACTTCCTCATGCCTATAGAAGGTACGCCTATGCAGGATGCGCCTGGTGTTGGTCCCCTTCAAGCGCTCAAGATCATAGCCATGTTTAGACTCACCAACCCCAAGGCGGAACTCAGGCTTTGCGGAGGTAGGGAACAGACCCTTAGAGACTTTCACGGTATGGCTGTGCTTATGACCAATGCCATGATGGTGGGAGGTTATCTGACTCGTGCAGGAAGGGACATAAAGAAGGACTATCAGCTACTCAAAGACATAAACGCGGAAAGATTGCAGAGAGTGTTTGAATGA
- the rsmI gene encoding 16S rRNA (cytidine(1402)-2'-O)-methyltransferase: protein MGKLYVVATPIGNLKDITLRALEVLKEVSFVACEDTRRTSILLNHFKIEGKKLLSYYEPKESVQVPKILKLLEREDVALVTDAGTPSISDPGYKLIKACIDRGIQVEVIPGPSAVLTALVGSGLPTDRFLFVGFLPRKGLGGFFEDLKKCEGTTFIAFESPNRLLKSLEVMKEVYGEDLPICVARELTKMHEEFLRGKLAQVYEELLSRKEIKGEVVILWRH from the coding sequence ATGGGGAAGCTTTATGTGGTTGCCACACCCATAGGTAACTTAAAAGACATAACACTAAGAGCCTTAGAAGTGCTCAAAGAAGTGAGTTTTGTAGCCTGCGAAGACACCAGAAGAACCAGCATCCTTCTGAACCACTTTAAGATAGAGGGTAAAAAGCTCCTTTCTTATTACGAACCAAAGGAGAGTGTTCAGGTGCCCAAGATACTAAAGCTCCTTGAGAGGGAAGATGTGGCGCTTGTTACCGATGCCGGAACTCCAAGCATCTCAGACCCAGGATACAAACTGATAAAAGCTTGCATAGACAGAGGTATCCAGGTGGAAGTAATTCCAGGACCAAGCGCAGTCCTGACGGCACTTGTAGGCTCGGGGCTTCCCACCGACAGATTTTTGTTTGTAGGATTTTTACCAAGAAAGGGTCTTGGTGGATTCTTTGAGGACCTCAAAAAATGTGAAGGCACAACTTTTATAGCTTTTGAATCACCAAACCGCTTATTAAAGAGCCTTGAGGTCATGAAAGAGGTCTATGGAGAGGATCTGCCCATATGCGTGGCAAGGGAGCTAACCAAGATGCATGAGGAGTTTCTCAGAGGCAAGCTTGCACAGGTGTATGAGGAGCTCCTTTCAAGGAAGGAGATAAAAGGAGAGGTGGTGATCCTTTGGAGACACTAA
- a CDS encoding universal stress protein, whose product MFKRLLVGVDGSKSGWTSCNYAFEFASKLDIPVVGIHIVDERLIEESFLEDLAGVLGFTFYYGASSKVREFLEAQADELLHEFLSLGRQRGLKVSSFQTVGVPYKEIVSQADKEDIIFLGKRGKRPIEGFLLGSNADMVARRSPCAVFLSPEEERSIRKVCVAYDGRQMSKKAMSVAQYLKPLFGFELEAIYVGEDNLSEDISQKVDHYEHLKGFPEEKIVEYCKGNNIDLLVMGAFSKGRFKEFFFGSVTSFVMHHLDIPMLLVK is encoded by the coding sequence ATGTTTAAGAGGTTGCTGGTAGGAGTGGATGGATCTAAGTCAGGCTGGACATCCTGCAACTACGCCTTTGAGTTTGCCAGCAAGTTGGATATACCTGTAGTGGGCATTCACATAGTGGATGAGAGACTCATAGAGGAGAGCTTTCTTGAAGACCTGGCAGGAGTCCTGGGGTTTACCTTTTACTACGGTGCTTCTTCCAAGGTAAGGGAGTTTTTAGAAGCTCAGGCGGATGAGCTTCTGCATGAGTTTTTAAGCTTGGGAAGGCAGAGAGGATTAAAAGTCTCCTCCTTCCAAACGGTGGGTGTGCCTTACAAGGAGATAGTTTCTCAGGCGGATAAGGAAGACATCATATTCTTAGGAAAAAGGGGTAAAAGACCCATAGAGGGCTTTCTTTTGGGTTCCAATGCGGACATGGTAGCCAGAAGGTCGCCGTGTGCCGTCTTTCTCTCACCCGAGGAGGAGAGAAGCATAAGAAAAGTCTGCGTAGCATACGACGGCAGGCAAATGTCAAAAAAGGCAATGAGTGTAGCACAGTATCTTAAACCCCTCTTTGGCTTTGAACTTGAGGCTATCTATGTAGGTGAGGACAACCTTTCAGAAGACATCTCCCAAAAAGTAGATCACTATGAGCATCTTAAGGGATTTCCCGAAGAGAAGATAGTGGAGTATTGTAAAGGAAACAATATAGACCTTTTGGTTATGGGTGCCTTCTCAAAAGGGAGGTTTAAGGAGTTTTTCTTTGGTAGCGTCACTTCCTTTGTGATGCATCATCTTGACATACCGATGCTTCTGGTGAAGTGA